The genomic DNA CTTTTTAACCGGATTTCTCTACGTTTTACTAAAGCAGACATCTTTACTGTCCAGATAAAAACAATCCTTATCTCTTAGTTTTCATATTTATACTTAATATCTGGCATGAATTTAATCAGAATATATATGTTTTGAAATACCCTTGCACCGATATTATGCAGTTTTGATGTTGTCACAGATGTATCTCTAAAtcaaattttgcaatatattagatttaagaataatattTATATGCACCATATAAATCGACTCCATTACATCATTTTTGAAATTTTCATCAAGCATGCGAATGAAATTCTGAAACAAGTTATGGAAATGACAGGACAAACAATAGATGCTGCAGATCGGGAAAAGGGCAGGTATACCCTTATAAGGGATGTAGACGAATTCCAACAAGGAATCTATGACAAACCGCTTCCATGCTTTGGCTGTGGAATAGGATGGTTCTCGTAAGTATCTTGCAACCTATTGATTCCTCTTTTAAATATGTTGAAGTTTCAAGTGATTATATGCTTCACTGTTCAGTTTTCTTCTGGGCTTTACATTCCCATTGATGTGGTATTATGCTACAATACTGTATCTCGGAAACTATTATCGGAAAGACCCTCGAGAACGAGCCGGCCTAGCAGCTTCTGCAGTTGCTGTAAGTTATTTCCTTGTGTGTGTTCTAAAAACCAAAAAGTTGTGTCTAAATTTGACTAAAACAATTAATTCTTACAGGCTATGGCATGTACACTTGTGCTGTTGATCATAGCAATTGTTATGCTATTCCAGTGATGGTTACTTTACAGCCATGTTCAGTTTTTGGCAACCTGACCCTGGGAGTGACGTTGTAAATAAGAAATCCAGGTGCACGCTGAGTATATTCGTAAACCAGAGGTATTTTAGACAAGTTGCAACTACGGGAGTGACATCAAACCATTAAAGTCATAGTTTCCATTTCATTGAGCAACTATATAGGTGTTTTTTTTGCACAAAAACTATGTTGTAAACCAGGTTCACATTACAATGTAACTATCATAGTTTATGCAATTAGTGGGTTGCAAGTTATATGCATCCCAATATGCAGGACTGCCGGACTGGTGTCATAATATTTTTAACTTGTGAAAGACAAGCTATACAACTCCATTATCACTATTAATTCAACTCAAGAACCAAATTCATTAAGAGGGTAAAATGATAAATTACAAAACATTAAAGTCAAAATCAAGTTGGATTAAATGAGAACTGAGAAAGAAGATGCAAAGTCGGTAATAATTCATATACCTATCCTGGAAGTTCCAAAAAGCAATCACACAAGGGCCACCTTCTCCACCAAAATGTACATGTTAAGACTTGCAAGGTTATCAGAATTCTGAGCTAACAAAATGACCATAGCCATGTAAACTAAACCAATATGTATTTCACATATTTAGAATTGACAACTCTTAATTAACAAATCAAAACAAGTACATTCTCTTTCTCAAAAAAATATGAAATCAACAATAATGTAGCATCCAAAACATGTATGACATTCCCTCCGTGGCTTTTGATCGGTCAACATGGATATATAGAATAAGAAAGACACGTAGTTCATAATTTACTTAACCAAAAGTAAATCGATGAGTTAAATAATCATCTTAATTGGTATAAGTATTATGCCGCATGATCGGTCAAGGGAAGAAAAAACATATTAAAAAAAAAGATATTTTAACCATCAAGGTCTTTTCAATACATTCAGTTGTATACTGATGATCTGCCTCTCAACTTTTCACTACTAAACGAACATATTTGCCATCAACTGTGAATCTGGAGCTTGAGTTTATCTGCAAAAGCAAAGAAAATCATCAGTACCTAACAAGGAGGAAATCTCCGGTACAAGCTTTAACTCACCTTTTGCTCAAGTGTTTCTTTGACTTTGCTCTCATCTAGAGTAAACTCAGAATCCACGAGGGCCTTCTGAACAATTTTTTGTAGTTTTCTCAATTTTTGGACTCCGTCTGGATTCTGCCTCACGTGCATCAATGAAAATGAATGTTATTTATTTTGAAGTAATTGCGGAAATGAATCTTATAGGACTTGCACATGATTAGAGCTATAGTAATATAAAAATTGAAGGAAAAAAGAGCAACTAGTATCTGCTTCTACTACAAGATGGTTAAGCTTTCTCCTAAACTATAGTTCATTTTTTAGACACACGTGACATAAGTTTAGCAAAACAATAAGTTTTAGATGTCTTCATACTCCTCCAAACACTCCAAAGACTTGTATGCACTTTAATATACGTGCACACATTGATGAAAGAGCTATGATTTTTTACATCAAAGTTAATTCAGGCATTTAAGAAACCAAATAGCATAATTATCACAATTAAACAATCATGTCTAGAGTACACAAGGGATATAAACCAATGTTTCTTACCGATTCCAGGGCTGAAGTAATCAGCTTCTTCCACTTAATATTCTTCTTCACTTTGACAGAAGATTTAGTGCCCATCACTTGATCACCTTTACCCACACTATGCTTGGATTTCTTTTCCTTGCATTCTGTGCCGTCTTCGTCATTTCCTACTTCAACATTCTGTATATCACTTTCATGTTTTCTCTTCTTACTTGATAGAGCAATTGTGCTTTCGGTTCCCATTTTGGAGCCATTATGCGCAAGGTGAACTTCTGGCAAATCTGATTTCTTTGGTTCCACTACATCTTGATTTCCGACTAATTGGTCCTTCAAGTTGCTCTCAGCAGAAACTTTGGCGCTTGGAGTTAATTCTTCTGGTTGTTTGGGTGGTTGCTTTGATGCATGGAATGCTCTAGCCTTCGCTCTGTGCTTCTTACCATCGGCATGGGAAAGAAGAGTTTGCCTGCTTGTAGCACTGGTATTGCAGAGACTGCAAAATCATATACATACCAACTTAGGACACCAATGATGGATAAGAGAAAAAGTTTGTCGAGCCACAACAATAGCAAAACCAAAGCTTGAGTATGCTTCTTGTCAAATTAAGAACAATCATTATTCATTGGTGAAGAAATTCCCTATTTTTAATTCGAGAAGACAAATCTAAGTTATAATAgaaattttgaatatatatgtatTCGTGAAAGCTAGAACCTCCATCATTTTTTTATATGAAAAGCAGAACTTATTATTGGAACGATGATAAATACTAATCGGATAATCCAAAGCAAAAAATATCTTTCCCATGGATCAGCGGAAAAATAATGAAATACATCCATATCGCATCTATCATCCACAACCACATACCAATATATAAATATCCTGGCACTTTTATACTATTCTAGGTAATTGCAGACGTTCAAGGATAGAAGTAAGCTACGTCAGATGAGTTAAAAGAAGTTTTTAGAGTCATTTTTGAGAAGTTATATTTATTGGTCCTCTAGTAGGTAGAGATTCACTCTGCCAAACAGCTTATGCTACTTCACAATTGAATTCCATGGACATATCACAGGACAATAGCCAGAAAGTATAGCATAGAGCGTAGACAATATACCAGGACACTCACCACTGCCTCAATAGTCTTCATATCTATCTGTACTTTATTTTAAGCTCATTCAACATCTAACAATTAAAAAGGTTTTTAAAAACCCTTATCCGGATTGTTTGTCCTCACCTACAAAACCATGGAGGACGTTCTGACAAACCAACATTGATATCAACCTCCGGTTTCATTTTTGAGTCACTCTTGGAATTCGGAGTTGCATTTGCTGAAGTTTTAACTTGACCCTTTGGACCATATTTTTCCTGAAAATAGAATGCAAAAATCAGATCATTTATAAATCAAAGAGTGATTTTAATTGAACTATTGAAGTCTTAATTGCAACTGATCATAGAAATAATATAAGATTGGTATTTGACTGTGATATTGTTTTACATGGTTATTTACTCCATACTGGAGTTGAGACAAATATTGTGATTTATGAGCTTGATAAGCAATTGAGCTTTTTTTCTTCTCAAGCATATAAATAATCCTATTTTCGCTTCTTTCAGTAACCTGATAAACGGTTACTACGACTAAAGTACAAATCTAAGTTTCATGTTTCTAGCACATGTACAACCTGTTAACTAGAAAACTCTTTCATCCTCTAGTAACAAGTGTAAATGTCAAAAACACTACTCACTAGTTCCTCTTCTATGTCAAACTAGGATATGTAAAGTTCAATCCAAGCATTGTCCAAATTTGGGTTTACAAAGCACAACTATTGTATAAGCTTCAATCAATGTGAAAATTTAAAAATTCCTTAGTTTGACTGGCAAAGTATTAAtgattaaaaatatataactatgtACCATAATCGTATCCACTTGGTGCTTTCACAAATAGGCTCATATGGGATTTAATTAATGGAGGGAGGAAGGTGACcaattaattgacaaatttataGATAGAGAAAATCGCTGATTAGAACAATCAGAAGTAATTAGCATAAAGCGAATATATGCAATTTGGGTTAAACTAACATATCATATAAGCAATGAAAAAAACATAGGGACTAGGAATGATGATAGTGTGATGATGATCCTCAAATTACTCCACATAGCGAGATGCACTAGAGTCTAGAGTTAAGCATTTTAATTAGTTGGCTTAAGAAAAATATAGTGGCATCATCAGTCAACCAAAAATATAAAGCACGTTACAATAAGAATATAAAATTCCTTGTTGAGGAGGGAATGAAAGAGAGTAAACGAGCGAACCATTTCAGTGATGCATTGTGTGTGA from Apium graveolens cultivar Ventura chromosome 5, ASM990537v1, whole genome shotgun sequence includes the following:
- the LOC141724565 gene encoding uncharacterized protein LOC141724565, producing the protein MDQNATIKEGDHSKKGLELVKSASDKHLDLLRPSARYFSMTKGQTIDAADREKGRYTLIRDVDEFQQGIYDKPLPCFGCGIGWFSFLLGFTFPLMWYYATILYLGNYYRKDPRERAGLAASAVAAMACTLVLLIIAIVMLFQ
- the LOC141724566 gene encoding uncharacterized protein LOC141724566: MVWFQCEDCGDNLKKPKLLGHFRMCSANKLSCIDCGQVFGQQSVQAHTQCITEMEKYGPKGQVKTSANATPNSKSDSKMKPEVDINVGLSERPPWFCSLCNTSATSRQTLLSHADGKKHRAKARAFHASKQPPKQPEELTPSAKVSAESNLKDQLVGNQDVVEPKKSDLPEVHLAHNGSKMGTESTIALSSKKRKHESDIQNVEVGNDEDGTECKEKKSKHSVGKGDQVMGTKSSVKVKKNIKWKKLITSALESNPDGVQKLRKLQKIVQKALVDSEFTLDESKVKETLEQKINSSSRFTVDGKYVRLVVKS